One window of Nocardia nova SH22a genomic DNA carries:
- a CDS encoding YihY/virulence factor BrkB family protein, translating into MTGSRATLDSTPVQPQSEDSGHPSARPEQSWWTALRRTPATMWNDDITDYAAALTYYSILAVVPALLVAVLAFELISPATATEFVDRVTHYAPGRSRSDLHGLLEGMLAQHTATWPLLTTAAASALWSACSYLAVFRRALHGMHRVRDRRSTWRKAHRIVLTALALLALLLLTGLILVVSGPLAAAIGHHFHVNTATTLAWSLVRWPILVCLVALLVVLVFRTGPAQIRRRDHYLPGGVLAAMLWLMVTAGFTTYAEHLSTYSSLYGSLAGVAVFLIWLWLSNLALLAGAQFTAELSNTR; encoded by the coding sequence GTGACCGGATCACGGGCAACCCTCGACTCCACGCCGGTCCAGCCGCAGAGTGAGGATTCGGGGCATCCATCGGCGAGACCGGAACAGAGTTGGTGGACGGCATTGCGCCGCACCCCGGCGACGATGTGGAACGACGACATCACCGATTACGCGGCGGCTCTGACCTATTACTCCATCCTGGCCGTGGTTCCGGCATTACTGGTCGCCGTTCTCGCCTTCGAGCTGATCAGTCCCGCGACGGCCACGGAGTTCGTCGACCGTGTCACCCACTACGCCCCCGGACGGTCGCGGTCGGATCTACACGGACTCCTGGAAGGCATGCTGGCCCAGCACACCGCGACGTGGCCGCTCCTGACCACCGCGGCCGCGAGTGCACTGTGGTCGGCGTGCAGCTACCTGGCGGTGTTTCGCCGCGCCCTGCACGGCATGCATCGCGTCCGGGATCGTCGCTCCACGTGGCGCAAAGCTCACCGCATCGTCCTGACCGCCCTGGCGCTGCTGGCACTGCTGCTGCTGACCGGATTGATCCTGGTCGTCAGCGGACCGCTCGCCGCGGCCATCGGCCACCATTTCCACGTGAATACCGCCACCACGCTGGCCTGGAGCCTGGTGCGCTGGCCGATACTGGTATGCCTGGTGGCCCTGCTCGTCGTGCTCGTCTTCCGCACCGGCCCCGCCCAGATCCGACGCCGTGATCACTACCTGCCGGGCGGCGTCCTGGCGGCAATGCTGTGGCTGATGGTGACGGCCGGATTCACCACCTACGCCGAACACCTGAGCACCTACAGCAGCCTCTATGGCTCCCTGGCCGGTGTGGCGGTGTTCCTGATCTGGCTGTGGCTGTCCAACCTCGCGCTCCTCGCCGGTGCGCAATTCACCGCCGAACTGAGCAACACTCGTTAG
- a CDS encoding SMP-30/gluconolactonase/LRE family protein has translation MNRSSRIACAVAALAFVTASAAGAPRASAATICLGAGQPTVQVASVPGALEGLTVDSLGRAYTTDIATGRVFRIDAPGAAAVPIATVPGGGAGALAWTPDGKLLVGYGADPRVVIGDTARAAGIAELDPDTGAVLPYATGLSAANGMDVAADGTAYATNDFGDLIGRVAPGGRVQADWARFASANGAVLGADDQYLYVSRTFTNPGVSRIPIANPAAPESLLDLSGTDTTAAPDGLTLDSRDRPVVPFNPSGRIVRIDGPGQFCELGTGSPLTSVVTYGRGATGFSAGRLFAATFTGAVYEIPGGFDPNARTATP, from the coding sequence ATGAACCGCTCGAGCCGAATCGCCTGCGCCGTAGCGGCATTGGCGTTCGTCACCGCGAGCGCGGCCGGTGCGCCGAGAGCGTCGGCCGCGACGATCTGCCTGGGCGCCGGTCAGCCCACGGTGCAGGTTGCCTCCGTACCCGGTGCGCTGGAGGGCCTGACCGTCGACTCGCTCGGCCGGGCCTACACCACCGATATCGCGACCGGTCGGGTCTTTCGCATCGACGCACCCGGTGCCGCGGCCGTTCCGATCGCGACCGTGCCCGGTGGAGGCGCCGGTGCGCTCGCCTGGACGCCCGACGGCAAACTTCTCGTCGGCTACGGCGCGGACCCCCGGGTCGTCATCGGTGATACGGCTCGTGCGGCCGGAATCGCGGAACTCGACCCGGACACCGGTGCGGTGCTGCCCTACGCCACCGGGCTCAGCGCGGCCAACGGTATGGATGTCGCCGCGGACGGCACCGCGTACGCGACCAACGACTTCGGCGACCTCATCGGCCGCGTTGCCCCGGGCGGTCGCGTGCAGGCGGATTGGGCGCGATTCGCCAGCGCCAACGGCGCCGTCCTCGGCGCGGACGACCAATACCTTTATGTCTCACGGACATTCACCAATCCGGGGGTGAGCCGGATCCCGATCGCGAATCCCGCCGCGCCCGAGTCGCTGTTGGATCTGTCCGGGACCGACACCACGGCCGCGCCGGACGGCCTGACGCTGGACTCCCGGGATCGCCCGGTTGTCCCGTTCAATCCGTCCGGCCGGATCGTCCGGATCGACGGCCCCGGCCAGTTCTGTGAACTCGGCACCGGCAGCCCCCTCACCAGTGTTGTCACCTACGGTCGCGGCGCCACCGGGTTCTCGGCGGGGCGGTTGTTCGCGGCGACGTTCACCGGTGCCGTCTACGAGATTCCCGGCGGGTTCGATCCGAACGCGCGAACCGCGACGCCGTGA